The [Bacillus] selenitireducens MLS10 genome includes a region encoding these proteins:
- a CDS encoding glycine betaine ABC transporter substrate-binding protein, translated as MRTWKKSLGAFSAVAVAASLTACGNNAEDNNDNINADGANDADAANNADGNEAIGNGEEITISQISWAENIAVTNMWKYVLEEKGYEIDLVLLDMGSSMAALDNGELDVNLEVWLPVQDANYVEQYGDTVNFSEATWFDNAKVGLVVPEYLEDVNSIEDLNEHADLFNGEIVGIEAGAGTMEVTEDLIEIYDLDLELVPSSEPAMLSEIGNRIEAGEAIVAPLWTPHWVFSEYDLKFLEDPELVYGDVEKIHHATRADFADDFPEIQEWFNNWKMTDEEIGELIDYVESADEPFDGAVEWVDENRDLIDEWVQ; from the coding sequence ATGCGTACATGGAAAAAAAGCTTAGGGGCGTTTTCCGCTGTGGCCGTAGCCGCTTCATTGACAGCGTGCGGAAATAATGCGGAAGACAACAATGACAACATCAATGCAGACGGTGCGAACGATGCCGACGCTGCAAACAATGCGGACGGCAATGAAGCCATCGGCAACGGGGAAGAAATCACCATCTCCCAGATCAGCTGGGCAGAGAACATCGCCGTCACAAACATGTGGAAGTATGTGCTTGAAGAGAAAGGCTATGAAATCGACCTGGTTCTTCTCGACATGGGTTCATCCATGGCAGCACTTGATAACGGTGAACTCGATGTCAACCTCGAAGTGTGGCTGCCGGTTCAGGATGCCAACTACGTGGAACAGTATGGGGACACCGTCAACTTCTCTGAAGCAACCTGGTTTGACAACGCCAAAGTCGGCCTTGTCGTACCGGAATATTTGGAAGACGTCAACAGCATCGAAGACCTGAATGAACACGCCGACCTCTTCAATGGGGAGATCGTCGGGATTGAAGCCGGTGCCGGAACGATGGAAGTCACTGAAGATCTGATTGAGATTTACGACCTTGACCTTGAACTCGTGCCAAGCTCAGAGCCGGCGATGCTTTCTGAAATCGGAAACCGCATCGAAGCCGGAGAAGCCATTGTCGCACCGCTTTGGACACCGCACTGGGTGTTCTCCGAGTATGACCTGAAGTTCCTTGAAGATCCGGAGCTCGTTTACGGTGACGTGGAGAAGATTCACCACGCAACACGTGCCGACTTCGCGGACGATTTCCCGGAAATCCAGGAATGGTTTAATAACTGGAAGATGACCGATGAAGAAATCGGCGAACTCATCGACTACGTGGAAAGCGCCGACGAACCGTTTGACGGTGCCGTGGAATGGGTGGATGAAAACCGCGACCTCATCGACGAATGGGTTCAATAA
- the cudC gene encoding choline uptake/conversion transcriptional regulator CudC — protein MTDSYEEQRKKIEKAKDKVIGSISETMDLYGVTPAAGNLYATMYFKDQMTLDEMREELQMSKPSMSTSVRKLQEIDMVKKTFTRGSRKHTYIAEKDFFRFFKTFYSEMWEREAKVNLESVESAQEDLVEIMKDANSTPDIVAESKQYYDQLEESKTYYNWLYDLAKAIRSGEIFDMIPRDTDR, from the coding sequence ATGACCGATTCCTATGAAGAACAGCGCAAAAAAATTGAAAAAGCAAAAGATAAAGTCATCGGCTCGATTTCGGAAACGATGGATTTATACGGGGTTACCCCCGCTGCGGGCAATTTGTATGCGACGATGTACTTTAAGGATCAAATGACACTCGATGAAATGCGCGAGGAGCTCCAGATGAGCAAGCCGAGCATGAGTACGAGCGTCCGCAAGCTGCAGGAGATTGACATGGTGAAGAAGACCTTCACCCGCGGATCGAGAAAGCACACGTATATTGCCGAGAAAGACTTCTTCCGTTTCTTTAAAACATTCTATTCAGAAATGTGGGAACGTGAAGCCAAGGTCAACCTCGAATCCGTTGAATCGGCTCAGGAAGATCTCGTTGAGATCATGAAGGATGCGAACAGCACGCCTGATATTGTCGCCGAATCCAAACAGTACTACGATCAGCTCGAAGAATCCAAGACGTACTACAACTGGCTGTACGATCTGGCGAAAGCGATCCGCTCAGGCGAGATCTTCGATATGATCCCACGGGATACGGACCGCTAG